The nucleotide window CCTGATGAAGTGTACAACAAGCCCCTCAATACATTCGTCGCGGGTTTCATAGGGAGCCCACCGATGAACTTCTTGACCGCTACAGTATCATCAGACGGGTTCTTGGATTTTGGAGAATTTAGGTTGAAACTCCTTAAGGATCAATTTGAGGTTTTGGAGGAGAACAATCTCATAGGTAAGGAAGTAATATTTGGGATAAGGCCTGAGGATATCTACGATGCTTCTTTCATAAGGGTTGAAGAACCTGAGAATATCGTAAGGGCCAAGGTTGACATAGTGGAGAATCTGGGTGGGGAGAAGATAGTTCATCTAAGGTTAGGAGATATTATATTTACTGCGAAGTTCCCCCAGGAGTCAGTGGTTGAAGAGGGCCAAGAGGCTGAGGTATTCTTTGATATGAAGAAGGCTCATGTGTTCAATAAAACCAATGAAAGGGCTATCTTCTAAAAGTTCTCTTCGAGGAATCTCTTGTACTCTTCCTTAACTTCCTTCCTTCTGAACTTTGGAACGGCATGCTTGAAGGGATTGAACCTCATGACGTCCCTTTCATTATTCCCAATGTACTTAGCTATCAGTCCAACCTTGGAGTGAAGCGTTGATGGTAACCTTAGTATTCTCTTTAGGTCTACCGTTACCCTACCGTCAAAATATGCCTTTGAAAACCTCGTTGAGAGAGCAAAAAGTTTTGCTAGGCTTTCTATTCCTACACCATCCGGAAATGCCGCAAGGATGCCCTTTCTAACGAACTCTTCGTATATAGTTTCTTTGTTGTCGAGGATCCTTTTGGCTATGTTCTTCCTTATTCCAAAGTTAATCAGGTGCTCAACCTTAACCCTTAGGATGAAGTAACCAAACCTCAACCTAAACACTCGAGGATAACCATGATTTAAAACGAACCATCCCCTCCTTTCTAGAAGCATCTTTCTGAATTCACTATGGTCTTCAATCTCGCTAGCGGATATGAATGAGAGTATCCTCTCCCTCGACTTCGAGTCGAGGCTTAGCGCCCACCCATCCATGACCCTTATGTGGTATCCCCTCCCCGAGTAGACCACGTGGACATCTTCAAATCCGAGCTCTTCCTTCAAGACTATCAGAGTATCCCTTGCTATCTCCTTGGCATCGTTGAGGCATATCGGGCAAACCTTTCCGGGCTCATGGTTGCACCTTCTTAGGGGTAAATCTTTAGCATCTATATCAAAGACAAGCTCTGCTCCAAGCCATCCTTCCATTTCCTGGGGTTTCTCGTAAAAGGCGACGCTCGAATAAACTGCATACGGTGCCGTAGCTTTGATGTAATCTTCGAGATCTCTCACATCGGTATAGCTGTTTTTCCTGTCGCTAGGTCCTTCTCCAGTGTGGTCGAATCCAAACTCTCTCTTATCTAGGTTTTGGAGTATAAAGTCGGGAATCTGCTTGGCATTCCACTCATTGCTGTAGAACTCTTTTCTCTCCTCTTTCGTTACCTCCCTTAGAAGCATTTTTTCTTCCCTCCAAGTAAAGCCTCCTTAGATAATAAGTGAGGGGATTCCTCACGTACTTACAGTGCTTATCGGGCGTGCATAGCTGGGGAGCATTTGCCCTTATCTTATCGCAGTTCGGGGGAAAGTACCAGGTTGAATTTCCGCTGTCCTCGAGCTTTGGGTTTGCAGTATAACCGAACCCCAGGTGGTACCAAATGTTCTTTATCTCGTTTGGTTGATCTTCGAAAAGTGGAGGAGAACACCTGTTGGCAGCTTCAATAATCAATGGCAGTATCTCGTCCGTTATGATTCTTATATCGTCGATACAATCCTTAACCCTAACGTTTCTCCTTGGCGGATTTGGGCAAATTCTAGCATAACTCAAGAAGCTCGTTAATAGAACGGTTATTGCATAGTTTCTAAGTCCCTGAGGGACGCCTTTTAATGCATTCTTCACGCATGGAGGGAATAAATCGGGTCTGAGGGTGCCCGCTTTAACCTCCCCACTTTTTCCGAATTCCTGCTCTGCAACTTCTTTAATCCCACCAAGAACCTCCCTAAAGAACCCGGGTAACTCATCTCTAATTTCATATAGCATGTTAACTGACTTCTCTATGTTTCTCTCAAAGGCCTTCATCCAGACCTTTATCAAATCTTCTTTCCTTAGATATACATTTCCATTGTAAATGTAATATTCCGAAAGTCTCTCTCCAGGAATGAGGTCTAAAAATTCCGCTAAATGAATAGTATATTCTGGTAACTTACCGAAAACCCTCTCAATTTTCTTCAAATCATCAATTGGAAACTCTATGGCTTTATTAATCCTCAAGCTTATTTCTTCGGGCCTTATCTCCTTTTCTCTCCTTATCCTCTCCGAATACAGCAGTATGTTAGCTTTCTTAACGAGCTCAAGTTCAAGTCCATATGGTGAGTATGATAGGGCCCCGAGTAGAGCGTAGAATTGTGCCAGATCTTTAATATCCTCTATGTCCACGAACCCCTCCAATAATTTTCTATCACTGGCTATTTTAACTCTCTCAATGACTTCTTCAACATCAACTATCCTGGGGATTGAATTTAGAAAATCGTTAATTGACCCGAATTCTTTTAGTAACTCTTTAGCCTTCTCACTGAATGGATCGAGCATGATTATACCTACTAATATCACGATAAAATGTTAACGGGTGATGAGAATGGCGAGCAATAAGGCGATGTTTACGAACGATGTTCCCCAGGATAGGCTCTTAGCCGTGGAGAAGATAGAATCCCTGAGGAAACCTGCAAAGGTCATGATAATTGGGGATGTCGATACCGGAAAGACCACGCTAACGATATACCTAGCAAATGAACTTCTTTCAAGGGGATTTAGGGTTGCAATAATCGATAGCGACATAGGGCAGAAGGGTATTTTACCACCAGCTACGATTAGCTTAGCGTTCGTTGATTCTCACTTCACATCGTTGGATGACCTAAAGGCGTTTTCCCACTACTTCATAGGAACGATAACTCCAAACCAGTACTTCGGGGAGATGGTAGTTGGGGTTATGAAATTGAGCGAATTGGCCATGAAGTTCTCAGATGTAGTGCTCATCGATACCACGGGGATGATATATGGGTCTGGAGTTGAGCTGAAGAGGATGAAGATTGAAGCCGTAAAGCCAAACCTTATCTTGGCCTTGGAGAGGAATAACGAACTTGCTCCAATCCTCAAGGGATATGAAGATATAACAATTAGACTAGAGGTTAGCGAAAAGGCCAAGGACTTCTCCAGGAGTGAAAGGAGGGAATTGAGAAGGGAGAAATGGAGGAAATATTTTGAGAATTCTAAGATAGTTAATTTTAACCTTGATGACGTCCTCGTAACTGGGACTTCCCTCTTTCAAGGTGAAGAAATCGGGGACACCGAGAAAAGCCTCCTTGAGAGATTATTTAAATGGCTGATAATTCATGGTCGAAAGATAGGTAATAAATACTTCGTGGTTAAGGTGGATGCTAGTGAAGGTCCAAGGATCGTTGATAAAAACGTCGTTAAGTACTTCGACTTCTCAAAGCTCAGCAACATCCTTTTGGGCCTCATAGACAAGCAAGGATTCTGCATTGGGTTAGGTATACTCAAATCAATAAACTTTAAGGAAAAGAAAATCGAAGTCTTAACTCCAGTTGAGGATTTGTCGTCCGTAGCTGAGATAAGGTTCGGGAGGGTGAGGGTTAGGGAAGATGGTGAAGAGTTGGGCTTACTTGATAGGGAAGCTCTCTAGACTTATGGCAAAACTTTATTAAATACATAGCGCAATTAGACTTTGTAAACTTCAAGAAAGGTGTAGCACTATGACAAGGGATAGAATAGAGCTAACTAACAGACAGATAGAATTGCTAAGGAAACTCTACAGGGAGGGCAAAACCATCGAAGTTCACACGGTGGAAAAAACTCAAGATGAGCTTGCCGAAGAACTTGGAATAACGAGACAAGCCCTCAGCAATCACTTGAAGGTTCTGAAGGAGCTCGGCTACATAAGGACCGGAAGGGGGTTCATAGATTTAACGGATAAGGCCCTTGAATTGCTTGGAGAGAAGAGGGGAGACGTGTTTATATTCGTCAAGATAGAACCCACCAAGAGGAAGCAGGTTTACGATACCATAAAGAAGCTGAGGGTTAAGAGGATATACCGCGTAACTGGAGACATCGATTTGATAATTGAAGCCGACAAGAGTAGACTCGATGAGATATTGGAGGAGATAGCAGCTTTGGATGGGGTTAAAGAGACGATCACTCACGTTGTCCTCGGCGTTCTCTAATAATCTCGTAAATCCTATTTTTTAACTTCTCTACGTTGTCCCCGAATTTCGCCGATATTGGAATGAAAGTTTTATCTATCTCATCCCAGGGGACTTCGAATTTCTCAGCTAAGAAATGAACAACCCTTTGGACGTTCTTTATCTTGTCCAACTTATTTACGGCTACGACGGTCGGTATATTCAGCTCCCTTAGGAACTGGTAAAATTCTACATCTATCGGGATTTCACCTCGTTTCTCCCAACGCTCTATTATTTCGGGAGCTGCCTTCCCATCAACTACGAGAACGGCAACGTCTATTTTGCTGGCGTTGTCCTCTATGAAGTGGACTATCTCATCTTTTATCCTCTCTTGGACTTCCTTTGGAAGGCCAGCCATGAAGCCGAATCCTGGCATGTCAATTATCTTGTGATTCTTCCATTCTATCTCTATTATCTTCCTCGTAACTCCAGGCCTCTTTCCCCTTCTAACCCTCTTACCGGTTAACCTATATATCAACGTGCTCTTTCCAACGTTTGACCTTCCAACGAAAACTATCGTGGCCATCAGAAGAGGGATATCTGTATAGTTTATAAATTTTTGAAAAAGTTTGAAAAAGAAGGAAATCATTAACCGTATATTATCTCATGGGAAGTTATCTGTTGCAGTAACTTCCTCTCGTTACCAAGAACCTTATCGACTGCTTTTAGAAAGTCTTCCTGGGTTACGTACGTTCTCCTCTCCCTTATGGCAAACATACCCGCTTCCGTAGCTATGGCCTTTAAGTCCGCTCCACTTGCCCCCTCTGTTATCTCTGCAATGACCCTTAGATCAACGTTCTTAAGCTTCATCCTCCTCGTATGAACCTTGAGTATTTCAAGCCTACCTTCGAAGTCTGGCAACGGAACCTCGATGAGTCTGTCAAACCTGCCTGGCCTAAGAAGTGCTGGATCCAATATATCGGGTCTGTTAGTTGCGGCTATAACCTTAACGTTTCCCCTGGGATCGAAGCCATCCATCTCGGCTAGAAGTTGCATTAATGTTCTATTAACTTCCCTTTCTCCTCCTGTGGTCTCATCCATTCTCTTGGCACCTATTGCATCAATTTCGTCTATGAATATTATAGTTGGAGCTTTTTCTTTGGCCAATTCAAAGAGCTCGTGGACTAGCCTAGCACCTTCGCCTATGTACTTTCTGACCAGCTCGCTTCCGACGACCCTTATGAACGTTGCATTCACCTCATGCGCTAAAGCTTTCGCCATCAAT belongs to Pyrococcus abyssi GE5 and includes:
- the priS gene encoding DNA primase catalytic subunit PriS, which gives rise to MLLREVTKEERKEFYSNEWNAKQIPDFILQNLDKREFGFDHTGEGPSDRKNSYTDVRDLEDYIKATAPYAVYSSVAFYEKPQEMEGWLGAELVFDIDAKDLPLRRCNHEPGKVCPICLNDAKEIARDTLIVLKEELGFEDVHVVYSGRGYHIRVMDGWALSLDSKSRERILSFISASEIEDHSEFRKMLLERRGWFVLNHGYPRVFRLRFGYFILRVKVEHLINFGIRKNIAKRILDNKETIYEEFVRKGILAAFPDGVGIESLAKLFALSTRFSKAYFDGRVTVDLKRILRLPSTLHSKVGLIAKYIGNNERDVMRFNPFKHAVPKFRRKEVKEEYKRFLEENF
- the engB gene encoding GTP-binding protein EngB; the protein is MATIVFVGRSNVGKSTLIYRLTGKRVRRGKRPGVTRKIIEIEWKNHKIIDMPGFGFMAGLPKEVQERIKDEIVHFIEDNASKIDVAVLVVDGKAAPEIIERWEKRGEIPIDVEFYQFLRELNIPTVVAVNKLDKIKNVQRVVHFLAEKFEVPWDEIDKTFIPISAKFGDNVEKLKNRIYEIIRERRGQRE
- the priL gene encoding DNA primase large subunit PriL, with protein sequence MLDPFSEKAKELLKEFGSINDFLNSIPRIVDVEEVIERVKIASDRKLLEGFVDIEDIKDLAQFYALLGALSYSPYGLELELVKKANILLYSERIRREKEIRPEEISLRINKAIEFPIDDLKKIERVFGKLPEYTIHLAEFLDLIPGERLSEYYIYNGNVYLRKEDLIKVWMKAFERNIEKSVNMLYEIRDELPGFFREVLGGIKEVAEQEFGKSGEVKAGTLRPDLFPPCVKNALKGVPQGLRNYAITVLLTSFLSYARICPNPPRRNVRVKDCIDDIRIITDEILPLIIEAANRCSPPLFEDQPNEIKNIWYHLGFGYTANPKLEDSGNSTWYFPPNCDKIRANAPQLCTPDKHCKYVRNPLTYYLRRLYLEGRKNASKGGNERGEKRVLQQ
- a CDS encoding Clp1/GlmU family protein translates to MASNKAMFTNDVPQDRLLAVEKIESLRKPAKVMIIGDVDTGKTTLTIYLANELLSRGFRVAIIDSDIGQKGILPPATISLAFVDSHFTSLDDLKAFSHYFIGTITPNQYFGEMVVGVMKLSELAMKFSDVVLIDTTGMIYGSGVELKRMKIEAVKPNLILALERNNELAPILKGYEDITIRLEVSEKAKDFSRSERRELRREKWRKYFENSKIVNFNLDDVLVTGTSLFQGEEIGDTEKSLLERLFKWLIIHGRKIGNKYFVVKVDASEGPRIVDKNVVKYFDFSKLSNILLGLIDKQGFCIGLGILKSINFKEKKIEVLTPVEDLSSVAEIRFGRVRVREDGEELGLLDREAL
- a CDS encoding proteasome-activating nucleotidase, producing the protein MSGDEVQFHENYDDYITYLKRRIRQLELQVRMLEADKERLERELSRLRSEMSRLRQPPAFAGTVIEVLDDDRAIVQNYNGPRFVVRIAPWIERDKLRPGARVALDQRTMAIIELLPSSKDPTVLGFEVIERPNVTYNDIGGLKKQLQELREAIELPLKHPELFEEVGIDPPKGVLLYGPPGCGKTLMAKALAHEVNATFIRVVGSELVRKYIGEGARLVHELFELAKEKAPTIIFIDEIDAIGAKRMDETTGGEREVNRTLMQLLAEMDGFDPRGNVKVIAATNRPDILDPALLRPGRFDRLIEVPLPDFEGRLEILKVHTRRMKLKNVDLRVIAEITEGASGADLKAIATEAGMFAIRERRTYVTQEDFLKAVDKVLGNERKLLQQITSHEIIYG
- a CDS encoding Lrp/AsnC family transcriptional regulator, encoding MTRDRIELTNRQIELLRKLYREGKTIEVHTVEKTQDELAEELGITRQALSNHLKVLKELGYIRTGRGFIDLTDKALELLGEKRGDVFIFVKIEPTKRKQVYDTIKKLRVKRIYRVTGDIDLIIEADKSRLDEILEEIAALDGVKETITHVVLGVL